One Streptomyces sp. P9-A2 DNA window includes the following coding sequences:
- the argB gene encoding acetylglutamate kinase: MNATRKHTALPKAQILIEALPWLTRHHGKTVVIKFGGNAMVDEELKNAFAQDVVFLRHAGLKPVVVHGGGPQISAALDRHGIVSEFKAGLRVTTEDAMDVVRMVLAGQVQRELVGLLNRHGPFAVGLTGEDAHTITATRHRPEIDGEFVDIGRVGEITEIDTGAIEALLADGRIPVVSSIARSQDDHHVYNVNADTAAAALAAALDAETLMVLTDVEGLYEDWPNSDEVISRLTASQLEKLLPELSSGMVPKMEGCLHAVRNGVTTARVIDGRVQHSILLEIFTDEGIGTMVVPDEDTVAVPAQDETPHAQGES, translated from the coding sequence GTGAACGCCACCCGCAAGCACACCGCCCTGCCCAAGGCGCAGATCCTCATCGAGGCGCTGCCCTGGCTGACCCGGCACCACGGGAAGACCGTCGTCATCAAGTTCGGCGGCAACGCCATGGTGGACGAGGAACTGAAGAACGCCTTCGCCCAGGACGTGGTCTTCCTGCGGCACGCCGGTCTCAAGCCGGTCGTCGTGCACGGCGGCGGCCCGCAGATCAGCGCCGCGCTCGACCGGCACGGCATCGTCAGCGAGTTCAAGGCCGGCCTCAGGGTGACCACCGAGGACGCCATGGACGTCGTACGGATGGTGCTGGCCGGACAGGTGCAGCGCGAACTGGTCGGGCTGCTCAACCGGCACGGACCCTTCGCCGTCGGCCTCACCGGCGAGGACGCGCACACCATCACCGCGACCCGGCACCGGCCCGAGATCGACGGCGAGTTCGTCGACATCGGACGGGTCGGGGAGATCACCGAGATCGACACCGGCGCCATCGAGGCCCTGCTCGCCGACGGCCGTATCCCGGTCGTCTCGTCGATCGCCCGGAGCCAGGACGACCACCATGTCTACAACGTCAATGCTGATACGGCGGCTGCGGCACTCGCTGCTGCTCTGGACGCCGAGACCCTCATGGTCCTCACCGACGTCGAGGGGCTCTACGAGGACTGGCCGAACTCCGACGAGGTGATCAGCCGCCTCACCGCGTCCCAGCTCGAGAAGCTGCTGCCGGAGCTGTCCTCGGGCATGGTGCCGAAGATGGAGGGCTGCCTGCACGCCGTGCGCAACGGCGTGACCACCGCCCGCGTCATCGACGGCCGGGTCCAGCACTCGATCCTGCTGGAGATCTTCACCGACGAGGGCATCGGCACCATGGTCGTCCCCGACGAGGACACCGTGGCCGTACCCGCGCAGGACGAGACACCGCACGCACAGGGGGAGTCGTGA
- the argJ gene encoding bifunctional glutamate N-acetyltransferase/amino-acid acetyltransferase ArgJ: protein MSVTAAKGFTAAGIAAGIKENGNPDLALVVNNGPRRAAAGVFTSNRVKAAPVLWSEQVLKSGQVAAVVLNSGGANACTGPKGFQDTHATAEKAAEVLGTGAGEIAVCSTGLIGVTLPMDKLLPGVGTAAGRLSEHGGEKAAIAIKTTDSVHKTSVVTKEGWTVGGMAKGAGMLAPGLATMLVVLTTDADVEAGALDRALRAATRVTFDRVDSDGCMSTNDTVLLLASGAAGVTPAYEEFAEAVRAVCDDLGQQLIRDAEGASKDIRVEVVGAATEDDAVEVGRSIARNNLLKCALHGEDPNWGRVLSAIGTTKAAFEPDALDVAINGVWVCKNGGVGEDRDKVDMRYREVHIVADLGAGDATATIWTNDLTADYVHENSAYSS, encoded by the coding sequence GTGAGTGTGACGGCAGCAAAGGGATTCACGGCGGCGGGCATCGCCGCCGGGATCAAGGAGAACGGCAACCCGGACCTGGCCCTCGTGGTCAACAACGGACCGCGCCGCGCCGCCGCGGGCGTCTTCACCTCCAACCGCGTCAAGGCCGCACCCGTGCTCTGGTCCGAGCAGGTGCTGAAGAGCGGCCAGGTCGCCGCCGTCGTCCTCAACTCCGGTGGCGCCAACGCCTGTACAGGGCCGAAGGGCTTCCAGGACACCCACGCCACCGCCGAGAAGGCCGCCGAGGTGCTCGGGACCGGCGCGGGCGAGATCGCCGTCTGCTCCACCGGGCTCATCGGCGTCACCCTCCCCATGGACAAGCTGCTCCCGGGAGTCGGGACGGCCGCGGGCCGGCTGTCCGAGCACGGCGGTGAGAAGGCCGCCATCGCCATCAAGACCACGGACAGCGTGCACAAGACGTCCGTCGTGACCAAGGAAGGCTGGACCGTCGGCGGCATGGCCAAGGGCGCCGGCATGCTCGCCCCCGGCCTCGCCACCATGCTGGTCGTCCTCACCACCGACGCCGACGTCGAGGCCGGGGCACTGGACCGGGCCCTGCGCGCCGCGACCCGCGTCACCTTCGACCGCGTCGACTCCGACGGCTGCATGTCCACCAACGACACCGTGCTGCTGCTCGCCTCCGGCGCCGCCGGCGTCACCCCCGCGTACGAGGAGTTCGCCGAGGCCGTACGCGCCGTCTGCGACGACCTCGGCCAGCAGCTCATCCGGGACGCCGAGGGCGCCAGCAAGGACATCAGGGTCGAGGTGGTGGGTGCCGCGACCGAGGACGACGCCGTCGAGGTGGGCCGCTCCATCGCCCGCAACAACCTCCTCAAGTGCGCCCTCCACGGCGAGGACCCCAACTGGGGCCGGGTGCTGTCCGCGATCGGCACGACGAAGGCCGCCTTCGAGCCCGACGCACTCGACGTCGCCATCAACGGCGTCTGGGTGTGCAAGAACGGCGGCGTCGGCGAGGACCGCGACAAGGTCGACATGCGCTACCGCGAGGTCCACATCGTCGCCGACCTGGGCGCCGGTGACGCGACCGCCACCATCTGGACCAACGACCTCACCGCCGACTACGTCCACGAGAACAGCGCGTACTCGTCGTGA
- the argC gene encoding N-acetyl-gamma-glutamyl-phosphate reductase: MSVRVAVAGASGYAGGELLRLLLAHPGVEIGALTGNSNAGQRLGSLQPHLVPLAERVLEPTTAEVLAGQGRRHDVVFLALPHGQSAAVAEQLGPDVLVVDMGADHRLADAGDWETFYGSPHAGTWPYGLPELPGGRAALEGSKRIAVPGCYPTAVSLALFPAYAAGLAEAEAVIVAASGTSGAGKAAKPHLLGSEVMGSMSPYGVGGGHRHTPEMIQNLSAAAGERVTVSFTPTLAPMPRGILATCTAKARPGVTAAAVRTAYEKTFADEPFVRLLPEGQWPATASVHGSNAVQIQVAYDEAAGRIIAISAIDNLTKGTAGGALQSMNIALGLDESTGLTTIGVAP, translated from the coding sequence GTGAGCGTACGAGTAGCTGTGGCCGGGGCCAGTGGATATGCGGGCGGGGAGCTCCTGAGGCTGCTGCTCGCGCACCCGGGGGTGGAGATCGGCGCGCTGACCGGGAACTCCAACGCCGGACAGCGGCTCGGGAGCCTGCAGCCGCATCTGGTGCCGCTCGCCGAGCGGGTGCTGGAGCCGACCACCGCCGAGGTGCTCGCCGGGCAGGGCCGACGGCACGACGTGGTCTTCCTCGCGCTGCCGCACGGACAGTCCGCCGCCGTCGCCGAGCAGCTCGGGCCGGACGTGCTCGTCGTCGACATGGGCGCCGACCACCGGCTCGCCGACGCCGGCGACTGGGAGACGTTCTACGGCTCCCCGCACGCCGGCACCTGGCCCTACGGCCTGCCCGAACTGCCGGGCGGCCGCGCCGCGCTGGAGGGGTCCAAGCGCATCGCGGTGCCCGGCTGCTACCCGACCGCCGTCTCGCTCGCCCTGTTCCCCGCGTACGCGGCGGGCCTCGCCGAGGCCGAGGCGGTGATCGTCGCCGCCTCGGGCACCTCCGGCGCGGGCAAGGCGGCCAAACCGCACCTGCTGGGCAGCGAGGTCATGGGGTCGATGTCGCCGTACGGCGTCGGCGGCGGCCACCGGCACACCCCCGAGATGATCCAGAACCTCAGCGCGGCGGCGGGGGAGCGGGTCACCGTATCCTTCACGCCGACGCTCGCGCCGATGCCCCGCGGCATCCTCGCCACCTGCACCGCGAAGGCCCGGCCCGGCGTCACCGCCGCGGCCGTCCGGACCGCCTACGAGAAGACGTTCGCCGACGAACCCTTCGTCCGTCTCCTCCCCGAGGGCCAGTGGCCCGCGACGGCGTCCGTCCACGGTTCCAACGCCGTTCAGATCCAGGTCGCGTACGACGAGGCCGCGGGGCGGATCATCGCGATCAGCGCCATCGACAACCTCACCAAGGGCACCGCGGGCGGCGCTCTGCAGAGCATGAACATCGCCCTCGGGCTCGACGAGTCCACCGGACTGACGACGATCGGAGTCGCGCCGTGA
- a CDS encoding transposase family protein: MRRTCTARPARGSKITACRHDGLVGRLRAAGLAAIAGLGFVGLDGGGDDSSDPAVVTGCKKPEGKKLPPAKKQVNQLIAAERAVCEHAFAHLKNRRAVTRLRLDVKWATRLVRALMVLNRHEIAR; this comes from the coding sequence CTGCGGCGGACCTGCACCGCCCGACCCGCGCGCGGCTCGAAGATCACCGCCTGCCGCCACGACGGCCTGGTCGGCCGGCTCCGCGCGGCCGGCCTCGCCGCGATCGCCGGCCTGGGCTTCGTCGGCCTCGACGGTGGTGGCGACGACAGCAGCGACCCGGCGGTCGTCACCGGCTGCAAGAAGCCCGAGGGAAAGAAGCTCCCACCCGCGAAGAAGCAGGTCAACCAGCTGATCGCCGCAGAACGAGCCGTCTGCGAACACGCCTTCGCACACCTGAAGAACCGGCGCGCAGTGACCCGGCTCCGCCTCGACGTGAAGTGGGCCACCCGGCTCGTCCGCGCGCTGATGGTCCTCAACCGGCACGAGATCGCCCGCTGA
- a CDS encoding sensor histidine kinase: MNATEPRRRWWPRSVRARTALAVASTAAVILVGIGWWVHRDVYRQSTQIAEEQARTQLWSLCEQLNQGVIPVSISTVPFEVVATGRRTAVASGGALSHAYPDTHHVMPTPPTAGVAALTPLTTVRIPVNRDYNPRDKFDMAGGTQRVMTADIRADELSSDKVAALGVAADAKLRVYVVVLPHTAEAITERTDRLLLRAGLVGLVLIAAAAYFTVRIALRPVEAIRFLTASVTANDPRERVTVPATGHEITALATTINATLQRLDNAAAQQRRFVADAAHELRSPLTTLLASLEVALAYPERTDWPAAVTTAARQTRRLQALAEDLLLLARLDTRTPIAGTEAVDLTALVSRMTEQYPLTGRPLVLACDSTGPAPVHGNRDDYERLLRNLIDNAARHAAHRIQITIRNQDAWVVLTVHDDGPGVPTEDAERIFERFVRLDDARSRDHGGTGLGLAIARDLAHRHRGTLTLTPRTLGACFQLRLPRAPAPAGK; this comes from the coding sequence GTGAACGCGACTGAGCCGCGACGCCGCTGGTGGCCGCGGTCGGTGCGAGCCCGCACGGCCCTGGCCGTCGCCTCGACCGCCGCCGTCATCCTGGTCGGCATCGGCTGGTGGGTACACCGCGACGTCTACCGCCAGAGCACGCAGATCGCCGAAGAACAAGCCCGGACGCAGCTCTGGTCTCTCTGCGAACAGTTGAACCAGGGTGTCATTCCCGTCTCCATAAGCACCGTGCCGTTCGAGGTCGTCGCCACCGGCCGACGCACCGCTGTCGCTTCCGGCGGGGCCCTGAGCCACGCCTATCCCGACACCCATCACGTGATGCCCACCCCGCCGACAGCCGGCGTGGCCGCGCTGACGCCGCTCACCACCGTCCGCATACCTGTGAACCGCGACTACAACCCCAGGGACAAATTCGATATGGCCGGCGGGACCCAGCGGGTCATGACCGCCGATATCAGGGCCGATGAACTCAGCAGCGACAAAGTCGCCGCTCTGGGCGTCGCCGCCGACGCCAAGCTGCGGGTCTATGTGGTGGTGCTCCCGCACACAGCCGAGGCAATCACCGAGCGCACCGACCGCCTGCTGCTGCGGGCCGGCCTCGTCGGCCTCGTGCTGATCGCCGCCGCGGCCTACTTCACCGTCCGCATCGCGCTGCGGCCGGTCGAAGCCATCCGCTTCCTCACCGCCTCGGTCACCGCGAACGACCCACGCGAACGCGTCACCGTGCCCGCCACGGGACACGAGATCACCGCCCTGGCCACCACTATCAACGCCACCCTCCAACGCCTCGACAACGCCGCTGCCCAGCAACGCCGCTTCGTCGCGGACGCCGCTCATGAACTGCGCAGCCCCCTCACCACACTGCTGGCCAGCCTGGAAGTCGCGCTCGCCTACCCGGAACGCACCGACTGGCCTGCGGCAGTCACCACTGCCGCACGACAGACCCGCCGCCTCCAGGCCCTCGCCGAGGACCTGCTCCTTCTCGCCCGCCTCGACACCCGCACCCCCATAGCCGGCACCGAAGCCGTCGACCTGACAGCCCTCGTCTCCCGGATGACCGAGCAATACCCGCTTACCGGGCGGCCGTTGGTGCTCGCCTGCGACAGCACCGGCCCCGCCCCCGTACACGGCAACCGGGACGATTACGAGCGGCTGCTGCGCAACCTCATCGACAACGCCGCCCGCCACGCCGCACACCGCATCCAGATCACCATCCGAAACCAGGACGCCTGGGTCGTCCTCACGGTGCACGACGACGGACCGGGCGTGCCCACCGAGGACGCCGAGCGCATCTTCGAACGCTTCGTCCGGCTCGACGACGCCCGCTCCCGCGACCACGGCGGCACCGGCCTGGGCCTCGCCATCGCCCGCGACTTGGCCCACCGCCATCGAGGCACCCTCACCCTCACCCCCCGGACCCTCGGAGCATGCTTCCAGCTACGCCTTCCCCGAGCCCCCGCCCCAGCCGGGAAATGA
- a CDS encoding response regulator transcription factor, with translation MRILVVEDEVDLAHTLRTGLTAEGYSVDLVHDGRQGLWMARTGEYALVVLDLMLPGLNGYKVCAQLRREGNATPILVLTAKDGDWDQAEALDTGADDYLAKPFSYTVLVARLRALVRRAATVAPPVLAVGDLSLDVAARVCRRAGTRVDLTPREFAVLELLARRAGQAVSKTDLLYHAWPDEAWDPNLVEARVSALRKKVDAAFHRQSLQTVRGTGYRLVDDRERD, from the coding sequence ATGCGCATATTGGTGGTCGAAGACGAGGTGGACCTTGCCCACACCCTGCGCACCGGCCTGACCGCCGAGGGCTACAGCGTCGACCTCGTCCATGACGGCCGGCAGGGACTGTGGATGGCCCGGACCGGCGAATACGCCCTTGTCGTACTGGACTTGATGCTGCCCGGACTCAATGGCTACAAGGTCTGCGCCCAGCTGCGCCGGGAGGGCAACGCGACCCCCATCCTGGTACTCACCGCCAAGGACGGGGACTGGGACCAGGCAGAGGCCCTGGACACGGGGGCCGACGACTACCTGGCCAAACCCTTCTCCTACACGGTGCTCGTCGCACGGCTGCGGGCTCTGGTCAGACGAGCCGCCACGGTCGCCCCGCCCGTCCTCGCCGTGGGGGACCTCTCGTTGGACGTCGCTGCCCGGGTCTGCCGCCGGGCCGGGACCCGGGTGGACCTCACGCCCCGGGAGTTCGCCGTGCTGGAGCTGCTGGCCCGCAGGGCGGGCCAGGCAGTCTCCAAAACGGATCTGCTCTATCACGCGTGGCCCGATGAAGCCTGGGATCCCAACCTGGTGGAGGCGCGCGTCAGCGCACTGCGCAAGAAGGTGGACGCCGCGTTCCACCGGCAGTCCCTGCAGACCGTACGGGGTACCGGCTACCGGCTGGTGGACGACCGTGAACGCGACTGA
- a CDS encoding glycosyltransferase family 39 protein, with product MLLTIALGLWGIRRKNTMWGDESVTYQLAHRDLSQIWLTVQHVDLVHALHYAVMHEIFGLFGAGLLTLRLPSVLAMSAAASAVGLLGLRLAGPRVGLLAGLVFPLLPQVQKYAQEGRSYAMVCALVAWATYALVVGVTRHARWRWAVYGCTMLLACLLHEFAVLALVAHGVTLVVSRVPRPVLRAWGVTATGVVAGLLPLAIRSAEQSAQVSWIDVPVRLPEFLAAAVVGVACALAPVAARGPVRLPVLAVSIVVLPCLLLLIASLVKPLFVDRYVLYSNIGIALLVGACMDHFHRLRKSSRNAAVAGVAAVAVLAALVPTSLSLRTPQSRTNDVTAIGATVRKEGRPGDGLLYLSGQHRIWTAANPEDTRFLTDLALAQDPVSSNTLAGVELPAPDIAARMLEFDRIVAVRAAGAHSPTDPQEEAKTSTLRRHFREYGTTHVNGARVTVYVRDHEPRSR from the coding sequence ATGCTGCTGACCATCGCTCTTGGACTCTGGGGCATCCGCAGGAAGAACACCATGTGGGGGGACGAGTCCGTCACCTATCAGCTCGCGCACCGCGACCTTTCGCAGATATGGCTCACCGTCCAGCATGTCGATCTGGTCCATGCCCTCCACTACGCCGTGATGCATGAGATCTTCGGTCTCTTCGGCGCAGGACTGCTGACGTTGCGGCTGCCGTCCGTGCTGGCGATGTCCGCGGCGGCGAGCGCAGTCGGGCTTCTGGGCCTGCGTCTGGCGGGGCCGCGTGTCGGGCTGCTGGCCGGGCTGGTGTTTCCGCTCCTTCCCCAGGTCCAGAAGTACGCGCAGGAAGGCCGCTCGTATGCCATGGTCTGCGCCCTGGTCGCCTGGGCCACCTATGCGCTCGTGGTCGGCGTCACACGTCACGCCCGATGGCGGTGGGCGGTCTACGGCTGCACCATGCTACTGGCCTGCCTGCTCCATGAGTTCGCGGTTCTCGCCCTGGTCGCACACGGCGTCACACTGGTCGTCTCCCGTGTTCCGCGACCGGTGCTGAGGGCGTGGGGTGTGACTGCCACAGGCGTGGTGGCCGGGCTGTTGCCGCTGGCGATCCGCAGTGCGGAGCAGTCCGCGCAGGTGTCCTGGATCGACGTACCGGTGCGGCTTCCTGAATTCCTGGCCGCGGCGGTCGTGGGCGTGGCGTGTGCCCTGGCGCCCGTGGCGGCGAGGGGACCCGTGCGGCTCCCTGTGCTGGCTGTGTCGATCGTTGTGCTTCCGTGTCTTCTGCTGCTGATCGCCTCGCTGGTCAAGCCCCTCTTCGTCGATCGGTACGTGCTCTACAGCAACATCGGGATCGCCTTGCTGGTGGGCGCCTGCATGGATCACTTCCACCGGCTGCGGAAGTCGTCCCGCAACGCGGCGGTTGCGGGAGTGGCCGCGGTTGCCGTACTGGCCGCGCTCGTCCCGACGAGCCTTTCACTGAGGACGCCCCAGAGCCGGACCAATGACGTCACCGCCATCGGCGCCACCGTGCGCAAGGAAGGCCGTCCCGGCGACGGACTGCTCTATCTCTCCGGCCAGCACCGGATCTGGACCGCGGCCAACCCCGAGGACACCCGTTTCCTGACGGATCTGGCCCTGGCACAGGACCCCGTTTCGTCGAACACACTGGCAGGTGTCGAGCTTCCCGCCCCAGACATAGCGGCCCGCATGCTGGAGTTCGACCGAATCGTCGCGGTCCGCGCGGCGGGTGCGCACTCGCCGACCGACCCGCAGGAGGAAGCGAAAACAAGCACCCTGCGGCGCCACTTCCGCGAGTACGGAACAACCCATGTCAACGGGGCGCGAGTCACCGTCTACGTCCGAGACCACGAACCTCGCAGCCGGTGA
- a CDS encoding HEAT repeat domain-containing protein, translating into MTATGQDMDAAQVIRRLEDDRSSVRLRAAMAVGTTPDPRFVDKLVERCAIEPEFFVRDMLTWALVRHPASMTLPRLLREVRSERAQARSQALHTLSKIGDRRAWPAITRALLTDADDEVARSAWRAAVVLVPEGEESALATALATQLGRGERETQLSLSRALVALGEATAPALHAATTASDPGVCAHALATQRLLRDPDAGFEFAIEEAKRTVALGGSGEEGQ; encoded by the coding sequence ATGACGGCCACGGGACAGGACATGGATGCGGCACAAGTGATCCGGAGGCTGGAGGACGACCGTTCGTCCGTGCGGCTGCGGGCCGCCATGGCGGTCGGTACGACGCCCGACCCGCGCTTCGTCGACAAGCTCGTCGAGCGGTGCGCGATCGAGCCCGAGTTCTTCGTCCGCGACATGCTGACCTGGGCACTCGTCCGGCACCCGGCGTCCATGACGCTTCCCCGGCTGCTCCGCGAAGTCCGCTCGGAGCGTGCTCAGGCACGGAGCCAGGCGCTGCACACGCTGTCCAAGATCGGGGACCGGCGGGCGTGGCCGGCGATCACCCGGGCGCTGCTGACCGACGCCGACGACGAGGTGGCGCGGAGCGCCTGGCGGGCCGCGGTCGTGCTCGTGCCGGAAGGCGAGGAGTCCGCGTTGGCCACGGCGTTGGCGACGCAGCTCGGGCGCGGTGAGCGGGAGACGCAGCTGAGTCTCAGCCGGGCGCTGGTCGCACTGGGGGAAGCGACCGCGCCGGCTCTGCACGCCGCGACGACGGCCTCCGACCCGGGCGTGTGCGCGCACGCGCTCGCCACACAACGGCTGCTGCGCGACCCGGACGCCGGATTCGAGTTCGCGATCGAGGAGGCCAAGCGCACCGTGGCCCTCGGCGGGTCCGGCGAGGAGGGACAATAG
- a CDS encoding MerR family transcriptional regulator: protein MLIGEVARRSGVSARMLRHYESLGLVRPSGRTGSGYREYSGEDIRRIFHIESLRSLGLSLREIGRALEDPGFTPSALVGDLIRQTRERIAAETEVLTRLRRIDAADPAGWEDVLQVVALLQALGSKSAEARQRAALSSTDEVPVPVEALVEAALSETETNVAGALRWALARSGDGGPALLAEGLGSPVAAVRERAVQALTEMPGDEAVARLRSALVHPDAAVRGHAALALGTRGVAEAVPTLIDMIVEGRNDTDAADALSVLASDSTQADRIATGLIDRLAHDTTRAPARGRLTQALAGVPGTRVSRALEELSHDGDRAVALTATYLLRLRDTR, encoded by the coding sequence GTGCTGATCGGTGAGGTGGCGCGGCGGTCCGGGGTCAGCGCCCGCATGCTCAGGCATTACGAGTCGCTCGGTCTGGTGCGGCCTTCGGGCCGTACGGGCTCCGGCTACCGGGAGTACTCCGGAGAGGACATCCGGCGGATCTTCCACATCGAGAGCCTGCGGTCGCTGGGGCTGTCGCTGCGTGAGATCGGACGCGCGCTCGAAGATCCCGGCTTCACGCCCTCGGCGCTCGTCGGCGACCTCATCCGTCAGACGCGCGAACGCATCGCGGCGGAGACCGAGGTCCTCACGCGGCTGCGCCGGATCGACGCCGCGGATCCCGCCGGCTGGGAGGACGTCCTCCAGGTCGTCGCCCTCCTCCAGGCACTGGGGTCGAAGAGCGCCGAGGCGCGCCAGCGCGCGGCCCTCTCCTCTACCGACGAGGTTCCGGTGCCGGTGGAGGCCCTGGTCGAGGCGGCACTGAGCGAGACGGAGACGAACGTCGCCGGAGCCCTTCGATGGGCGCTGGCGCGTTCGGGCGACGGCGGCCCGGCGCTGCTGGCGGAGGGCCTCGGCTCACCGGTGGCCGCGGTGCGGGAGCGCGCCGTTCAGGCCCTCACCGAGATGCCCGGCGACGAGGCCGTCGCGCGGCTGCGGAGCGCTCTCGTGCACCCCGACGCCGCGGTCCGCGGGCACGCGGCTCTGGCACTCGGGACCCGCGGGGTGGCCGAGGCGGTCCCGACGCTCATCGACATGATCGTGGAGGGAAGGAACGACACCGACGCGGCCGACGCGCTGAGCGTGCTGGCGAGCGACAGCACGCAGGCGGACCGGATCGCGACCGGGCTCATCGACCGCCTCGCCCACGACACCACCCGAGCACCCGCACGCGGACGGCTGACCCAGGCACTGGCGGGCGTCCCGGGAACGAGGGTGTCCCGTGCCCTCGAGGAGCTGTCGCACGACGGTGACCGCGCCGTGGCGTTGACCGCGACGTACCTTCTTCGGCTGCGCGACACACGGTGA
- a CDS encoding DUF397 domain-containing protein yields the protein MKARVREHTSGLLWVKSSYSSEEGGECVEVASCPHGMHVRDSKDIRRPGVSVHRAAWSAFVGFAAR from the coding sequence ATGAAAGCCAGGGTACGGGAGCACACGTCCGGGCTTCTGTGGGTCAAGAGCAGCTACAGCAGTGAGGAAGGCGGTGAGTGCGTCGAGGTGGCGTCCTGCCCGCACGGAATGCATGTACGCGACTCCAAGGACATACGCCGCCCCGGTGTCTCGGTCCACCGCGCGGCCTGGTCGGCGTTCGTCGGTTTCGCGGCCCGATAG
- a CDS encoding helix-turn-helix domain-containing protein, whose translation MSELMGGAAEEPGAEEGEQDAGADSGILRVFGRQLKRFRIRAGLERPDFASTTGYSPSTIAAYEQGRRIPPPKFIDRADELLDAGGVLQEMKEEVARAQYPAFFRDAARLEAEAVELHVYANQAVPGLLQTEEYAQAVFGMMRPPLDEDALARRVVARLARQEVYGRSPQPMMSFVIDESVLRRPIGGRGVLRGQLERILLAGRKPTVEIQVMPLGSEENAGMAGPFILIETAEGRRIAYVEVQNVSHVHTERRLVKGLEVKYGILRAQALTPWASLSHIEELLGEL comes from the coding sequence ATGAGCGAACTGATGGGAGGGGCTGCCGAAGAGCCCGGTGCGGAAGAAGGCGAGCAGGATGCGGGGGCGGACTCCGGCATCCTGCGTGTCTTCGGGCGGCAGCTGAAGCGGTTCCGGATCCGGGCGGGCCTGGAACGGCCCGATTTCGCTTCGACGACGGGTTACTCGCCCTCGACGATCGCCGCGTACGAACAGGGCCGCAGGATCCCGCCGCCGAAGTTCATCGACCGGGCGGACGAACTCCTGGACGCGGGCGGCGTCCTCCAGGAGATGAAGGAAGAGGTCGCGCGAGCGCAGTATCCGGCGTTCTTCCGGGACGCGGCACGGCTGGAGGCGGAAGCGGTCGAACTACACGTGTACGCGAATCAGGCGGTTCCGGGGCTGCTGCAGACGGAGGAGTACGCGCAGGCGGTGTTCGGCATGATGCGTCCGCCGCTCGACGAGGATGCCCTTGCCCGACGAGTCGTGGCACGCCTGGCGCGTCAAGAGGTCTATGGCCGGAGCCCTCAGCCGATGATGAGCTTCGTCATCGACGAGTCCGTGCTGCGAAGGCCGATCGGCGGCCGGGGCGTGTTGCGTGGCCAGTTGGAACGGATTCTGCTGGCAGGGCGGAAGCCGACGGTCGAGATCCAGGTCATGCCTCTGGGTAGCGAGGAGAATGCTGGAATGGCCGGTCCCTTCATCTTGATCGAGACGGCCGAAGGGCGCAGGATCGCTTACGTCGAGGTTCAGAATGTCAGCCATGTGCACACTGAGCGGCGGCTCGTGAAGGGTCTTGAGGTCAAGTACGGCATTCTGCGGGCACAGGCGCTCACGCCCTGGGCGTCGCTCAGCCACATCGAGGAACTGCTGGGGGAGCTATGA
- a CDS encoding ArsR/SmtB family transcription factor, whose translation MAEDVFKALADPTRRRILDELAERDGQTLFEICTRLVTKHGLGLSRQAISQHLAVLESAGLVHARRQGRYKFHDLNTEPLEHIAARWLKPDRPESTP comes from the coding sequence ATGGCGGAGGACGTCTTCAAGGCGTTGGCCGACCCGACCCGTCGGCGCATCCTCGATGAGCTGGCGGAACGTGACGGCCAGACGCTGTTCGAGATATGCACGCGACTGGTGACCAAGCACGGCCTGGGGCTGTCCCGCCAGGCCATCAGCCAGCACCTGGCCGTACTGGAATCCGCAGGACTGGTCCATGCGCGGCGCCAGGGCCGGTACAAGTTCCACGATCTGAACACCGAGCCCCTCGAGCACATCGCGGCCCGGTGGCTCAAGCCCGACAGACCGGAGAGCACACCATGA
- a CDS encoding VOC family protein encodes MRIHLTSAFVDNQEKALRFYTEVLGFVKKHDLPLGEDRWLTVVSAENPDGTELLLEPSRHPVVAAYKSGLAEDGIPALSFAVDDVRAEFDRLRGLGVRFTQEPLEMGPVTTAVLDDTCGNLIQIVHSG; translated from the coding sequence ATGAGGATCCATCTGACCAGCGCCTTCGTCGACAACCAGGAAAAGGCCCTGCGCTTCTACACCGAGGTGCTGGGCTTCGTGAAGAAGCACGACCTCCCGCTGGGCGAGGACCGGTGGCTGACCGTCGTCTCGGCGGAGAATCCCGACGGGACCGAGCTGCTGCTCGAGCCCTCCCGTCACCCCGTCGTGGCGGCGTACAAGTCGGGGCTGGCCGAGGACGGCATCCCGGCCCTCTCCTTCGCCGTGGACGACGTACGAGCGGAGTTCGACCGGCTGCGCGGGCTCGGGGTGCGGTTCACCCAGGAGCCGCTGGAGATGGGCCCGGTCACCACTGCGGTCCTGGACGACACCTGCGGCAACCTGATCCAGATCGTGCACAGCGGGTAA